From Mytilus edulis chromosome 9, xbMytEdul2.2, whole genome shotgun sequence, the proteins below share one genomic window:
- the LOC139488381 gene encoding uncharacterized protein, which yields MASNGLNVLKAIFILPFTAGLVKKRQTVGFSSHDGSISVCVILTTTIAIIIELMNNYIHHDFPLRILIIALLCIGILTLILCSFILSLCGTWRIEKEVKVSNRLKLFFLWMFCCGNIIYQVVDLVTEFQCGVSSELLLLSVYYILTWIFTIGQTIFIQCFSKYRFANKIVLYYGILMIFLTNISLWMSRNIDMFYEDVKKLRNETDLFCGNSTVFISNEARHIFNSFLDPVLLEFCLLSLISLSELWPKQMPHHTDISIKECVVFAEEVGERELLLSDETSNGRTLWNLQSVTIVIIGSLCTLISCVVISFYMFSEIGKKLPMGIHYVFTGVAVLRIILIFLCFYSLSGQLKPRAKNRKLMNMHHFIILTSSVATCAYYAVQRTVVFSTLRTVATVLQTIFILQMKHYRKVNITNRFFSIQNVFLILSIKNLAIWIFYTFAYGHKYINLLYTPSTFDVVTWIKYNHFWVPFVMFYHFECFILFYCHFSE from the coding sequence ATGGCTAGCAATGGTCTCAATGTTCTAAAggcaatttttattttgccttttactGCTGGTCTTGTGAAGAAAAGACAGACTGTAGGATTTTCATCACATGACGGTAGCATTTCTGTATGTGTCATTTTAACAACGACTATTGCAATAATTATAGAATTGATGAATAATTACATACATCATGATTTCCCACTGCGTATCTTGATTATTGCACTGTTATGCATTGGAATATTAACTTTGATATTATGCTCATTTATATTATCATTATGTGGAACATGGCGTATAGAAAAAGAAGTAAAAGTTAGTAACCGACTGAAACTGTTCTTCTTGTGGATGTTTTGTTGTGGGAATATTATTTATCAGGTGGTTGATCTGGTAACGGAATTTCAATGCGGCGTTTCATCTGAGTTATTGCTATTATCTGTGTATTACATTCTAACATGGATTTTCACTATTGGACAAACAATTTTTATACAGTGTTTTTCAAAATACCGATTTgcaaataaaattgttttatactatggaatactaatgattttcttgacaaatatttcattatggaTGAGTAGAAATATTGACATGTTTTAcgaagatgtaaaaaaactgagAAACGAAACCGATCTTTTTTGTGGCAACAGTACTGTTTTCATTTCTAATGAAGCAAGACATATTTTTAACTCCTTTCTTGATCCTGTTCTGTTGGAATTTTGTTTGCTAAGCCTAATATCTTTATCAGAATTGTGGCCAAAACAAATGCCACACCACACCGACATTAGCATAAAGGAATGCGTAGTATTTGCTGAAGAAGTTGGAGAACGCGAATTGTTGCTATCTGATGAGACTTCAAATGGTAGGACACTTTGGAATCTACAATCCGTAACTATAGTGATAATAGGATCGCTATGCACACTTATTTCATGCGTTGTTATTTCCTTTTACATGTTTTCAGAAATTGGGAAAAAACTGCCGATGGGAATTCACTATGTTTTCACAGGCGTAGCAGTTCTTCgcattattcttatttttttatgtttttattctcTATCTGGGCAATTGAAACCAAGAGCAAAGAATCGAAAACTTATGAACATgcatcattttattattttaacatcTTCTGTTGCGACATGTGCCTACTATGCCGTACAACGAACCGTTGTTTTTTCTACTTTGCGGACAGTTGCAACTGTGCTTCAGACAATATTCATATTGCAGATGAAACATTATCGAAAAGTTAATATTACGAAcagatttttttcaattcaaaatgtGTTTCTAATCTTGTCAATCAAGAATTTGGCAATATGGATCTTCTATACGTTTGCGTACGGTCACAAGTATATCAACTTGTTATATACACCAAGCACCTTTGACGTTGTTACATGGATTAAGTATAATCATTTCTGGGTTCCgtttgttatgttttatcattttgaatgttttattttattttattgtcacttttcagaataa